In the genome of Hymenobacter taeanensis, one region contains:
- a CDS encoding ArnT family glycosyltransferase → MPTLSAMPFPMTSRRWLWLFLLMLGAAFLVQLGAWGPLESSEARYSEIGREMLTGQDWLHPRLLGIQHFHKPPLTYWLTAAGLGLFGENTLGVRLLPVLAVLLQVVLMYGLGLLLFQQDRARALAAAVIYGTLPVVLISVLNVTTDAYLATLELAAAYGILRYYSGGGVRWLYLFWIGLGLAFLTKGPVGFVLPLMVMLGFYVKQGQHKRPFTVHHWLGFGLFLLVGLSWYLYLVAEDPAFIRYFLYEHTVERFANAATFNRAKPWWFYLVLAPATSLPWAVALIVRAIQTPWNSVPRQWRNVLIFWVLVPLVFFSLSKSKLLLYVLPIFPGVVLLTVYYLGRCTEAALHRWYVGILAFYGLLLGLLCMLPVFSAVFPLGIEVRPFTAAYPAAGVVVMVLLLTLWNQVRIAPRLLVSTVLFTVTLLLTAKPIMQQNELAFNGSRPLAQFIRNNHLENRRVLVYNELLPSLAFELGQVPVSLNDGNASLNRETQFEPNDTWHRYLLYLNDPKQEPLLGGLLLQQPVMLVKGEIKPERHWMLRYFKQQQKLGKWTVMW, encoded by the coding sequence TTGCCAACGCTTTCCGCTATGCCCTTCCCGATGACTTCCCGCCGCTGGCTTTGGCTGTTTCTGCTGATGCTGGGAGCCGCTTTTTTAGTTCAGCTAGGCGCATGGGGACCCCTGGAGAGTAGTGAAGCCCGTTACTCGGAAATTGGCCGCGAGATGCTCACGGGGCAGGACTGGCTACACCCGCGCCTGCTCGGGATTCAGCACTTCCATAAGCCCCCGCTCACGTACTGGCTCACGGCGGCCGGGCTAGGCCTGTTCGGCGAGAACACCCTGGGCGTGCGTTTGCTGCCAGTACTGGCGGTGCTGCTGCAGGTAGTACTTATGTATGGCCTGGGCCTGTTGCTATTCCAGCAAGACCGCGCCCGCGCCCTGGCCGCGGCAGTCATTTACGGTACGCTGCCCGTAGTGCTGATTTCGGTGCTTAACGTAACCACTGATGCGTACCTAGCTACCCTGGAGCTGGCGGCGGCATACGGCATTCTGCGCTACTACTCTGGGGGCGGTGTGCGGTGGCTATACCTGTTTTGGATAGGCCTGGGCCTCGCTTTTCTCACGAAAGGCCCGGTGGGGTTTGTACTGCCCCTGATGGTGATGCTGGGCTTTTATGTGAAGCAAGGGCAACACAAGCGCCCCTTTACGGTGCACCACTGGCTGGGCTTTGGGCTATTCTTGTTGGTGGGGCTGAGCTGGTATTTGTATCTGGTTGCCGAGGACCCGGCCTTCATTCGTTACTTTCTGTATGAGCACACAGTGGAGCGCTTTGCTAACGCGGCCACATTCAACCGGGCCAAGCCGTGGTGGTTCTACTTGGTGCTAGCTCCGGCAACCAGCCTGCCCTGGGCCGTAGCCCTCATTGTGCGGGCCATCCAGACGCCCTGGAACTCGGTGCCGCGGCAGTGGCGCAACGTACTCATCTTTTGGGTGCTGGTGCCGCTGGTGTTTTTCTCGCTTTCCAAGTCGAAGCTGCTGCTATACGTGCTGCCCATTTTCCCCGGGGTGGTACTGCTCACGGTATACTACCTGGGCCGTTGTACCGAAGCCGCGCTGCACCGCTGGTACGTGGGCATCCTGGCATTTTATGGCTTATTACTTGGGCTGTTATGCATGCTGCCGGTCTTCAGTGCGGTATTCCCGTTGGGTATTGAAGTACGGCCCTTCACTGCGGCATATCCCGCCGCCGGAGTAGTGGTAATGGTACTGTTGCTGACGCTCTGGAACCAGGTGCGCATTGCGCCGCGCCTACTGGTATCTACAGTGTTGTTCACGGTTACTCTGCTGCTCACGGCCAAACCTATCATGCAGCAAAATGAGCTAGCCTTCAATGGCAGCCGCCCCCTGGCGCAGTTCATCCGCAACAACCACCTGGAAAACCGGCGTGTGCTGGTATACAATGAACTGTTGCCCTCTCTGGCATTTGAGCTAGGCCAGGTACCCGTTTCGCTTAATGATGGCAACGCCAGCCTCAACCGTGAAACCCAGTTTGAGCCCAATGACACGTGGCACCGCTACCTGCTTTACCTCAACGACCCCAAGCAAGAACCCCTGCTGGGCGGCCTGCTTCTGCAGCAGCCCGTTATGCTGGTGAAAGGAGAAATAAAGCCCGAGCGCCACTGGATGCTCCGCTACTTCAAGCAACAGCAAAAGCTAGGCAAGTGGACGGTGATGTGGTGA